Proteins encoded within one genomic window of Cryptococcus neoformans var. grubii H99 chromosome 4, complete sequence:
- a CDS encoding sulfite reductase (NADPH) hemoprotein beta-component, with protein sequence MPIDPDAYMAGAIPTLSRGGSWLQGERQLRDSTLPPSHFHEGSRCGSSPGSNYNPQTPPTPGRSQFGENPFLLPRSPFQRSLSISDCALPSIYSDGRPPPMPMLTHLQMDISEASSIHGLNRKQVFGPLQHHVWLKSSSEADQNSATSRSFDAQFLVSGARSVASSVSVPQNVRSIRSGQHSHHHFDKHLPPEQGRSWENHGGSPKPLAPEPDSGMKKSPCVKLDGHLRRTSDASNLPTPYRKLSNHRILPPVSSHDDYFPSSPTSNRHDEQLAITKHRYPHSSNFLPPKPRYKKLAEQGLSRSAQLNSRMARLSLAGRECRTPDPEPSSGGYPTGPHSPLRPSDDGKRPSIGRRHTASHVTESTHTPSSLPISPPIHKTLHQLKRTRHNSSPHAPTSESSSYNEQAASGFTVDFTTSPPTPPRSRTDSNPSTPVSKQFPHPNTDSPHKTALNSSVAPSERNGPAGYVSSLFDDPYDRYATHPNAPTPDGIEKLLSLSSSPSPSISKPPSTPLRPLQPKAPKDGDYIPPGFAKPTKNLSWNRDGPAMRTYGIAWKREGDPEKLPEGPEGPRWVQARPPRVDHVLGGSWWESGGEEDRISWLN encoded by the coding sequence ATGCCCATAGATCCAGATGCTTATATGGCCGGAGCCATCCCCACACTCTCCCGGGGCGGCTCCTGGCTACAAGGAGAGAGGCAACTCAGAGACAGCACCTTGCCGCCTTCTCATTTCCATGAAGGGTCCCGGTGCGGCTCCTCCCCTGGTTCAAATTACAACCCGCAGACTCCTCCTACCCCTGGACGTTCGCAGTTCGGCGAGAACCCTTTCCTGCTTCCCAGGTCTCCTTTCCAGCGGTCTCTCTCGATTTCTGATTGCGCTTTGCCATCGATTTATAGTGATGGACGCCCACCACCTATGCCCATGTTGACCCACCTACAGATGGATATCTCCGAAGCTTCTTCTATTCATGGTCTAAATCGGAAACAGGTATTCGGCCCATTACAACACCATGTATGGCTCAAATCTAGTTCTGAAGCGGACCAGAATTCGGCAACATCTCGTTCCTTTGATGCTCAATTCTTGGTTTCGGGAGCACGTTCAGTGGCATCGTCGGTCTCTGTCCCCCAAAATGTAAGATCCATTCGGAGCGGGCAACATAGTCATCACCATTTCGATAAACATTTGCCTCCTGAGCAAGGAAGATCATGGGAAAACCATGGGGGGTCGCCAAAGCCCCTGGCACCAGAACCGGATTCTGGCATGAAGAAAAGCCCTTGTGTGAAGCTAGATGGTCATTTGAGAAGGACTTCAGATGCTTCCAACCTGCCGACGCCTTACAGGAAACTCTCAAATCACCGGATTCTTCCCCCCGTCTCTAGTCACGATGATTACTTTCCGTCGTCGCCTACCAGCAACCGACATGATGAACAACTAGCAATTACAAAACACCGATACCCACATTCGTCCAATTTCTTGCCCCCGAAACCTCGGTATAAGAAACTAGCGGAACAAGGTTTGTCCCGTTCTGCTCAGCTGAACAGTCGTATGGCTAGACTAAGTCTAGCTGGCCGTGAATGTCGTACACCTGATCCCGAACCTTCTTCTGGCGGCTATCCTACTGGTCCCCATTCGCCTTTACGGCCTTCAGATGATGGTAAACGACCCAGTATAGGAAGGAGACATACTGCGTCGCATGTAACAGAGTCTACCCATACCCCATCGTCCTTACCCATTTCCCCTCCTATCCACAAGACGCTCCATCAGCTCAAACGTACACGCCATAATTCGAGTCCTCACGCCCCAACATCCGAATCATCGTCGTATAACGAGCAAGCCGCATCTGGATTTACGGTCGATTTTACCACGTCCCCGCCGACGCCTCCTCGTTCCCGTACAGACAGCAACCCGTCAACTCCTGTTAGTAAACAGTTTCCACACCCAAACACAGATAGTCCTCATAAAACTGCTCTCAATTCCTCAGTCGCTCCCTCTGAACGTAACGGTCCAGCTGGATACGTATCCTCCCTTTTTGATGATCCATACGACCGCTACGCCACACACCCCAATGCCCCTACACCGGACGGTATCGAGAAactcctttccctttcttcttccccatcgCCTTCTATCTCAAAACCTCCTTCCACCCCTCTCCGCCCACTTCAACCCAAAGCACCCAAAGACGGGGATTATATACCTCCTGGGTTCGCGAAACCTACCAAAAACTTATCTTGGAATAGGGATGGACCGGCGATGAGGACTTATGGGATTGcgtggaagagagaaggggatCCGGAGAAATTGCCAGAAGGGCCAGAAGGACCGAGATGGGTACAGGCGAGGCCGCCGAGGGTTGATCATGTGCTAGGTGGGAGTTGGTGGGAAAGtggtggggaggaagatcgGATTTCATGGTTGAATTAA